In Anthonomus grandis grandis chromosome 16, icAntGran1.3, whole genome shotgun sequence, a single window of DNA contains:
- the LOC126745580 gene encoding odorant receptor 49b-like isoform X1, whose product MEIEAIENDFNCKLLKVPKMFMLISGCWRFQFTKSQLLQKLYHRLYSLTCQGICLILLICMAIRIPNLVNRDARRFVENVGFMTTFSLVATKLVICRSSTVGDLVSRIIHEEKALYLKGNPKIISNYNYHIKLTNKVHVILLLAIYSVCIIGILPYFVIYLRNESQTELIINQGNITGEVSSEKILPIEMWMPFDQNNHYGKTIVIMFIFIFTQTTFNSVSQILYISLMIYVIAELKNLQIIARKFDLEVSGEAESLANLKRLIIRHQKVIKFVDDLNDAIRYVMLQEYLLNSLSIANLMYQIPNSLKTSILFTIFYIDFLIVLVIQLFFMSWHANEIQVQSLKLSDALYDSNWYQHSQKVNKTILLSMIRFQKQLVIWIGPFLPMNLSVAIASMKAAYSYVTMMSRFSE is encoded by the exons ATGGAGATCGAAGCGATTGAGAACGACTTTaattgcaaattacttaaagtCCCAAAAATGTTTATGCTGATTTCGGGTTGTTGGAGATTTCAGTTTACTAAATCCCAACTTTTACAGAAGCTTTATCACAGATTGTATTCGTTGACTTGTCAAGGTATTTGCTTAATATTACTGATATGTATGGCCATTCGAATACCGAATTTAGTAAATCGGGATGCCAGACGATTTGTAGAAAACGTAGGATTTATGACGACTTTCTCGCTTGTTGCTACCAAGTTGGTTATATGCCGGAGTTCTACTGTCGGGGATTTGGTGTCTAG GATTATCCATGAGGAAAAGGCCTTGTACCTTAAAGGGAATCCTAAGATCATAAGTAACTACAATTACCACATAAAGCTCACAAATAAAGTTCACGTAATACTACTCCTAGCCATATATAGTGTATGTATAATTGGCATTTTACCATACTTTGTTATATACCTTCGAAATGAATCTCAGACggaattaattattaatcaagGCAATATCACAGGTGAAgtttcatcggaaaaaatactGCCAATAGAGATGTGGATGCCGTTTGACCAAAACAACCATTACGGCAAAACCATTGTTAtcatgttcatttttatttttactcaaACCACTTTCAATTCAGTCAGTCAAATTCTGTATATCTCTCTTATGATATATGTTATAGCCGagttaaaaaatttgcaaattattgCGAGGAAATTTGATTTGGAAGTATCTGGTGAGGCAGAATCTCTGGctaatttaaaaagattgatAATAAGACACCAAAAAGTCATTAA ATTTgtagatgacttaaatgatgcGATCAGATATGTTATGCTACAAGAATATTTACTAAATTCACTAAGTATTGCTAATTTGATGTACCAAATTCCCAACTCG ctAAAAACTTCAATCTTGTTTACCATTTTTTACATTGACTTTTTGATTGTCCTCGTCATACAACTATTCTTCATGTCCTGGCATGCAAATGAAATACAAGTACAA AGCCTTAAGTTATCAGATGCCCTCTATGACAGCAACTGGTACCAACATTCTCAAAAAGTTAACAAAACCATTTTGCTTTCAATGATAAGATTTCAAAAACAACTAGTTATATGGATCGGACCATTTTTACCTATGAACCTTAGTGTTGCTATAGca agtatGAAAGCTGCATACTCCTATGTGACTATGATGAGCAGATTTTCTGAATAA